One Aegilops tauschii subsp. strangulata cultivar AL8/78 chromosome 7, Aet v6.0, whole genome shotgun sequence genomic window carries:
- the LOC109767372 gene encoding uncharacterized protein yields MGSRLGRRVLHFANLPIKLMLPPAPLSSVQEFAVRTVPSASKVDIRRCLESVYGFNIAEVRTLNMEGKKHRRGPFLAAKPDYKKAYVTLQAPLSVSPDIFPIGAILGERERKASAAAARRKVVEGAEVEGEREGKGKHWMEDEREGFSRAGCGKIVYGNPGRLGNKRRGRARANEQADEKGGNFPWNGMGLATEKPARKRHYPPKAQGGMVLKQRSHRGSALRGKS; encoded by the exons ATGGGTAGCAGGCTGGGCCGCCGCGTGCTCCACTTCGCCAACCTCCCCATCAAGCTCATGCTCCCCCCAGCGCCCCTATCCTCCGTCCAGGAGTTTGCTGTCAGGACCGTCCCCTCCGCCTCCAAGGTCGACATCCGCCGCTGTCTCGAGTCCGTCTACGGCTTCAACATCGCCGAAGTCCGCACCCTCAACATGGAGGGCAAGAAGCACCGCCGGGGGCCCTTCCTCGCCGCCAAGCCAGACTACAAGAAGGCCTACGTCACTCTTCAGGCCCCGCTCtccgtttcccccgacatcttccCCATCGGCGCGATCCTCGGGGAGAGGGAGCGGAAGGCCAGCGCAGCCGCCGCGAGGAGGAAGGTCGTGGAAGGGGCAGAGGtcgagggggagagggaggggaagGGGAAGCATTGGATGGAGGACGAGAGGGAGGGCTTCTCCAGGGCCGGATGCGGCAAGATCGTGTATGGGAACCCTGGGAGGTTGGGGAACAAGAGGAGGGGACGTGCCAGGGCGAATGAGCAAGCTGACGAAAAGGGGGGAAACTTCCCGTGGAACGGGATGGGGCTGGCTACCGAGAAACCTGCTAG GAAAAGACACTATCCTCCCAAGGCACAGGGAGGCATGGTCTTGAAGCAGAGATCACACAGGGGATCAGCGCTGCGTGGAAAGAGTTGA